A region of the Dyadobacter sp. CECT 9275 genome:
CTCGGTGCTGCATCTTGGGTATTACATTATTTTACAAAAAGGTTACAGAAGTGCCGACCTTTCCGTGGTATACCCGCTTGCCAGAGGCTCAGGGCCTCTGTTTTCTTCTCTGGCTGCTATTTTATTCCTGAACGAGCTTCTAAAAATACCCACGACGATCGGCCTGTGCCTGATCATTGCCGGTGTACTGCTGATTGCCGGGCTAAGCTTTAAAAGGAAGGTAAAAAAAGAAACAATCCCAGGTGTAACTTACGGTGTGCTTACGGGTTTGTTTATAGCCTTGTACACGATTAATGACACCATAGCTGTCAAATTCTACGGCTTACCCCCTTTAACGCTCACATTTGGCACCAATCTGTTGAGCTCCGTTTTACTTTTTCCTGTTCTTCTACTGAAAAAGGATGAAGTAAAAAGAGAAATACGCTTACACAAAGGGATCATAATCGCCATTGCAGTATTAAGTCCCGCTGCCTACATACTGATATTGGAGGCGTTGAAATATGCACCATTAACCGTTGTTGCCCCGGCCAGGGAATCAAGCATAGTATTAGGCGTGTGGATGGGCTCAAGGGTATTCAACGAGGAAGACGGCCGCAGGCGGCTCATTGCCAGCTTACTGATATTATGCGGTATTATTGCGTTAGGTTTGAGCTAAAAACAAGTTGGCCAAAACCAGAAGCCCAGCCGGGCACCTTCATGAATCAGCCCGAGCACTCCTGCACCGGCATACGCTGGTGAGCCGTACAGACAAGTTATTTGAGCCGTGGAAGATATTTTAAAAGAAGAGCCCAGGCCATCTTTGTATCGTTCAATTAAAACAACAACAAAGATGGAAACCATAACAAAAATAAACCTGGGGAAAAATGGACCGCTTGTTTCTAAACTCGGATTAGGCTGCATGCGTATGTCGGCTGTCTGGGGAGGCCCTACAAACGACGAAAACGAAGGAATAGCAACCATACAGTCAGCACTGGACAAGGGAATCAATTTCCTGAATACCGGTGACTTTTATGGCAGCGGCCACAACGAACTGCTCGTGGGAAAAGCCATTAAAGGGCGACGGGAGGATGCATTCATCAGTGTCAAATTTGGCGCCATTTTTTACAATAATCAGTGGCTGGGCCTGGATTTACGGCCAGTGTCCATTAAAAACTTTATCAACTATTCGCTGGTACGTCTCGGAATTGACACCATTGACCTCTATCAGCCCTGCCGGCTTGATAACAGTGTTCCAGTGGAAGATGTGGTCGGAACAGTTGCTGACCTGATCAAAGAGGGGAAGGTTCGTTATCTAGGTGTTTCAGAAATAACAGCGGACCAACTGCGCAAAGCAAATAGTGTTCATCCGGTTACGGCACTGGAAATTGGTTATTCTCTGGCCGACCGCCAGATAGAAAATGACCTGCTTCCCACAGCCAGAGAACTGGGTATAGGCGTGGTGGCATTTGCCAACACGGCCGAAGGGCTGCTCACCGGAGAAATGACAGCACCGTTATCAGCCAATAGCTATCTCAATCACTTTTCGCGTTTTCAGGGAGAGAATCTGATCAGAAATCTCGAGAAAGTGGAGGTCCTCAAACAGATGGCAAGAGAAAAAGGATATACGCCCGCACAGTTGGCTATAGCCTGGGTCAATACGCAGGGCGATGATATCATGCCACTTGTAAGCATGAGCCGCAGAGCCCGGCTACCTGAAAATATAGAAGCCATGAAGATTGAATTCACCGACTCAGAGAAGGATTTCCTTGCAACACAGTTTGCACCAGGTGCAATTCTGGGTGGTACTTACCTGCAACGCTGACGGGATTCTACAAAACCCTTCTTTTTACTATCTTTACCCAGTGAGAAATCCCCTTGAAATAGTCCCAGGCGTTATTTTTTTCTCTTACCACTCAACGGTAAGAAAGGACAAGGTAGCATTCATGGAACACAATACTTTGGTTTTGCAGGTTTCAGGGCATTTCGCTCTGGACACTGCGGACCAGCGTGTTACGATGGGAAGCGGAGAGATGATGCTGGTGCAAAAAAATCAGTTGGCAGAATTGACAAAAACCCCTGCGGAAGGCGGAGACTATCAAACCATTGTCATTAGGCTTCAGGAAGATGTGCTCAGGAAAATTGCGCTTGAAGAGCAGATCTCCGTAGAAAAAAAATACCTGGGCCCTCCCAACGTTCTGATACCCGGAAACGATTTCCTCAGAGCCTTCTTTCAATCTGTGATCCCCTATGTGGATCACCCGGAAGAAAAAATAACCGAAACGCTGGGCATACTAAAAGTAAGAGAGGCCGTGCAGCTCCTGCTCCATACCAAGCCGGAGCTCAGGGAATTTTTATTCGATTTTTCCGAACCCTATAAAATGGATCTGGAAAAATTCATGCTCACCAATTTTCACTACAACGTTCCGGTTGAAAAATTTGCCCGGCTTACAGGCAGGAGCCTGGCAGGTTTTAAGCGTGATTTTCAGAAGATATTCGGTATGGCTCCACGTCACTGGTTACTGGACAAAAGGCTTTCCGAAGCCCGGCATCTGATAGAAAGCAGAAACAAGAAACCCTCAGCCATTTATCTTGACCTGGGATTTGAAAGCCTCTCCCATTTCTCCCATTCATTCAAGAAAAAATTCGGGAAAACGCCAACAGAATGGTCCGTCTAAAGCGAGTTGTGTATAAGATATTTTCGTTGAGTCTACCGATACAGAAACCGGTTAAAACAGTGCTGTTTAACCGGCGAATGAACGGCATACTAAAACTACCGATACCTTTCGCGGTGTACTGAACCGCTACTCCTTGGCCTTCCACCATTTTTTCAGCTTCTGGGTCAGTTCCTCTATCTTAATCGGCTTAGAGATGTAATCGTTCATTCCGGCGGCCAGGCATTCCTGTTCCGTCCCATCCATAGCGTTGGCCGTCAGAGCAATAATGACGGGCTGGTTTTGGTTCTTTTGACGGATCAGTGCCGTGGCTTCCAGGCCGTCCATAAGCGGCATCTGCATATCCATCAGAATCAAATCGTATTCTTTCTTCCCTACAGCATCCAGTGCGGCCTGCCCGTCTGCCACAAGATCAGGATCATAGCCCAATCTGCCCAGCATACTCTTCACCACCAGCTGATTAACAAGATTATCTTCGGCTACCAGCAAAACATAGGGAAATTGCTGGCTGAAATCCGAACTTAGCTTATGGGGAACAACTGGCTGGACATTTACAGTTGCTTTCACCTGCAGAGCATTGAGGATCTGTTTGCTCAACTCATGCTGACGGGTGGGTTTGTTCAGTGCAGATACAAAAAGCTGACGGTGCGGATCTTTCAGCTCCTGTCCGATGGAGCTCAGCAAAATAACAGGCAGATCGGGCCGGAGCGTTTTAATTGCCCTGGCAAGCATAATACCATCCATTTCAGGCATCTGCATATCCGTTATGACCAGATCAATATCCGAATTAGCTTTCAGAAGCTCCAGTGCCTGCTGCCCTGATTCCGCCAGTATCGGCTGCAGTTTCCAAATTTCAAACTGCCGCTTCAGGATGGTAAGGTTGGTCGTGTTGTCATCCACAATTAATATTTGCCTGCCCTCCTGCCCTTCCATGTTGTAATGGATATAGGGGGCAAGCGTCTTTTCCCCTTTACGGGTTTCAAGTGTAAAAGAAAAGGTTGAGCCAAAATCCGGCTTGCTGACTACGGAAATCTCCCCGCCCATCATCCCGACCAACCGCGACGAAATAGCAAGCCCCAGTCCCGTACCGCCATATTTACGTGTGGTAGTGGAGTCTACCTGAGAAAATGCTTTGAACAACTTTTCCAGCTTATACTCGGGGATACCGATACCAGTATCCCGAACTGCGAAATTGAGCAATAAAGTATCTGAACCCGATTTTGGCTTCATTGTCACAAACAGGCAGACTTCCCCCTTCTCGGTAAATTTCATGGCATTGCCGACCAGATTAATCAGGACCTGTCTCAGCCGCAGCGAATCCCCAACAATCTGAAGTGGTACATTGTCTTCAATATGATAAATCAAATCGAGCCCTGCCGCCGTTGCCTTCGTTCCAAAAATATCCAGCACATCTTCAATGCACTGTCGCAGGTTAAAGTCTTCATTTTCAAACTCCATATTACCGGATTCTATTTTAGAGAAATCCAGAATATCATTAATCACGTTGATGAGCGTATCTCCGCAGTTAACAATTGTTTCGGTGTAAACGCGCTGCTCATCTGTAAGTGTAGTTTCCTGCAAAAGTGCCGCCATCCCGATCACCCCATTCATAGGTGTACGGATCTCATGGCTCATGGTGGCAAGAAAAATACTTTTGGCCTGATTGGCCTTTTCAGCTTCAATCCTGGCCGCCTCCAGTGCCGAATTAACCTCTCTGAGGCGGATATTGGCTTCCTTCTGAATCTGTTCGTTAATCTGGCGCTCACGGGACAGTGCTGCTTCCTTTTCAAGATCAGACATCTTTTTGGCCTGCGCCAGCTGAAATTCGGTAGACTTTTGCATCGTATATGCCCAGAGCCCGCAGATGACAAAAATCACTGCCGCCAGTAAGATATGAATCGTAAAGGTCAGCAAATCGAAATACTCAAGTTTCGTAAAATAGATTTCCGTGTAACCCGAGTTCTGCAACAGACCAAAGACCGAATGATGTATCAGCACGACGGTCATCATTGGTATCTGGAGTTTCCATTTTTGATAGGTGATTAATAGGGCACTGCCTATAAATGCATAAAAATGCATCTCAAACAACCCGTGCATCTGGTAGATGAACTGCGCCATAAAGATACCCAGCACCGCGCTCAGCACATACTGGTACAAATCAGAAGACGGCAATGCAATTTTGGTGGTGTAATAAGCAAGGAGTGAAATCCCGCCCACACCAAAGGCGATAAGCCAGGTATCATAAAAGGTTGCAAAAAAAAGCCCGGAGAGGAAATAGCCTGCTAAAAAGTAATCCATAAACCGGTCGGAACTTTTAGTCACATTTGAAAAAAAACCGGCACCTGTTTTACGGAAAGGATGTATTTCTTTTATCATTTTTTTCAAAAAGTACTATAATTTTTTGCAGTATGGGAGGCTGCATCCATAGGATTTTAACGCAGATTCGTCGAAGGCTATAGCTGGTGCATTGCCCATCAATCCAGCCAACGCAATCTGAGCGTAATTGGTACGCTCATCGGTACAATAACGATTCTTGTTGTAGTTACCGCGATAAAAAATTTTGCTCTTTGAATTAAGCAGTACCGCCTGCGGAGTGGAATAGACCCCGCACTTATCGGCTACCGAAGTATCAAAGGTTACGGGCAGAGCAAGCCCTACACGCTTCTGGATTGCTTCGACTGAGTATTTTTTATCGCTCATGACCACAACCACAAAATTCACCTGCTGGCCATAGGACCTGACCAGCGACTGAAAATGCTTAACATTGAAGCGTGAACAGGGGCATTCGGGATTATAAAAATGGAGGAAAGTTGGTTTTTCCTGGGTTTGAGCCGTAAGCCCGGGAAGACTAATGAAGGATCCCACCGGAACCGGTTTGTAGTTTTCGGGCACGGGTGTGGGTAAAAGATACACCCAGGAATTGTACCAAAAAAGTGTTACCGTCGCCGAAAGTAGCACGAACAGCCACAACAACACAAAGCTCTTTTTCATCATTAATTTGTTTAAAGGAGATTTGCAGGCATAGGCAACACGATATTCCTTTTATACAACGGAAACTTCACCAGGGTAAGAGCCAGATTCTGGCTATTGTGGATACTTGTCCGAAAGCATTTCTGCTCTCCGGAGTTGTAACAAAAATAAGATCAAAATGGATCTTAACAAAAAAAGAGATTAAATAGAGCAATGAGGTGTAATAACTTACAAAGCGTCATATTAAAAAGTCTACCAATCTTTTTATCAGCCAAATACGTTTGTACCTATTTCCCTGCGTGTAGTGGTGGTTTTTTGATATAGTCAGCAAGTATTCGAGTCTTAATAAAAACAGGGTGCCGGCCAAAACGACATTGGGCCAATCTGGCCTATTCATCCTTAAGATTGCAATGTATTGCCTGGACGATCAAGACAAAAGGTCAAAGAATATTCATTAAAAAACTTCGGGCGAAGCACTTGCTTTTCTACTTTTTACGGCCGTAACTGTGCACTATAAAAACCCGATGCTGGTCCGGGGAGTCTTATCTTTTAATTTCCGTCCAAATAAGGCTCAAATTCCGGACCAGTCTCAAGCCGGAAAGTAAAGGGTTGTCCAGCGACAACCATCCTTAACTTTCTAATGACTGCATCTATTTATTAATGATTTTCCTAACCCACTGACGTAGATTTGAAGGGATAATTTTTCTCATTACGTTTTCGGGAAGGTACATTTTATAGGAATAACCGACATAATTAATCGGGGTACCGAGATAATTACTTCGTACTTCCTCACCTGTAGCAATATCCGTAACCTGCTGGATAGAAATCCTTTCCAGCGCCATGTCCGTCCGCATGGGACGATAATAGGCGCAATTTTCGAAATAAAAATGGTTAACCTGTGTGTATCTGGTGGAGCCCGGCACCGTAATTCTTTCTCCACCATGTAACAAGTTAGCCGACCATATCAGCGCCTGCCCTTTTTTCAGATTGAGGACTTTCTTTTCGAGGTGTTTCTGCTTTACCAGCTCTTCTATAAAGTCTTCATATCTGGTATAATAATTCGCCAGCATATCTTCTATGGAAGAGCTTGCAGATCCTTTCATGCCCAGGATGGACAGATCATAAAAAGGCAGTCTGTGACTGGCCGGAAAATAATGCAAAGGCCCGTTTCCGTCATGCACATCCTCCAGTGCGATCCAAACCCCGGCCAGGTACCGTTCCGGTACCGAATTAAAATGAATGGAGTCACTATGAGTCCGCTGCTGGCTGCCGGTTGAGAAGTTCAGGGTTTGAAAGGGTATCGGCCTTCTGCGATAGAGTATCTGCAAAATCTCCATAACGCGGGGCGCAATCGCAATTTGTCTGATGGCTTCATGATCTTTCCAGGCGTCCTGAAGCCTGTTTGTATTTTGCTTAGCAAATTCAGGTTTTATTTGCTCCAGTGCCCTGTCGATCAGCTCGTCGTCCAGTTGAGGGTCAATGATCACGTAACCTTTTTCCGAATAATGCCTGACCATCTCGGCGGTTTCAGGGTCAAGGTTTGCTTCTTTTAATTCTGATTCAAAAAATGGGGATTCTACCCAGGGAGTTTGGATCTGTAGAGAGTTCGACATATGGAGTAAGGCCCTGTTATGTTTTAAGTAAAGCTGTGCCAAATTAACCATCTTTTATATAGAAAAAATTACCATAAAATAAATAATCCTTCTACACGCTAAACTTTCATAATCTGTCAGTTAAGACAACATCGTGACCCCTGACACAACAGGGTTTAAGCTGTAACCTCAAAAAAAATTGCCGGAATCCTGGGAGAATTCCGGCAATTAAAAGACCATTTCATTCAGGTTACGCGTACTACACGCCTAGGCTCCAGCCCTCGCGATAATTACGTTTTACAAACTGGTTGACGTCGTCAAAGTTAGTCACTTTCATATTCTTGTAATCCCACAACATTTTCATGTTACTTCCCGGATAGTCGTAGCCATTACCAGATGCTCTTGGTTTTGGCATGTCGGCGCCTCTGATAGCGAGGTTGGCCATCAGGATAGCCTCCGTCAGCGGACCCGCCAGGTCAAAAGGAGAACTCAGTTCCATTTTACCATATCCGGCAATTGCCCCTTCAACCCACTGCGCATAATGCCCTTCGGCACTCCCCGGAACACGGGCAAATTTTTGTTTCACTTTTACTTCCTGCATACGGCTCAGCGGCAGCAGACGTGGGTTGGCTGCATATTCGCTAGCCATCATTTTACCCTTCGTCCCTACAAACAAAATCCCGCTGTTTCCATCTCCAAACAACTCGTTTGCGCCAAGCTCTTCGGGACGTTCCGGTTTGATTCCCCCGTCCATCCAGTGCATAGTCACTGGTCCTTTGGTCCGTGGTGTTTTAGGAAAAGTAAGGGTGGCATGGCTAGATGGCGGGCAACTGTCGGGAAAAATACCTCTTTTACCGAAATCAGTGAAAACGCTGCTCACGCTGGCCTGCATGTCCACAGCGTATTTAAGACCCAATACCCTGAATGGCGCTTCCATCAGGTGGCATCCCAAATCTCCTAACGCGCCGGTACCGTAATCCCACCAGCCTCTCCAGCTGCCGGGAATCAGTTTATCAACATAATCCTTATAGGGAGCAGTACCTAACCACAGATCCCAATCCAGCTCTTTGGGAACCGGCGGCTTATCAGTTGGCCAGGGAATACCCTGCGGCCAGATAGGCCGGTTGGTCCAGATGTATACCGTATGTACATCCCCGATGATATCTGCATCGTACCACTCATGCAATTGCCGCACGCCGTCACCCGACGATCCCTGATTCCCCATTTGGGTCACCACCTTATATTTGGCCGCAGCTTCGGTTAGTTTTCTGGCCTCGTATATATCGTGGGTCATTGGTTTTTGCACGTACACATG
Encoded here:
- a CDS encoding response regulator, encoding MDYFLAGYFLSGLFFATFYDTWLIAFGVGGISLLAYYTTKIALPSSDLYQYVLSAVLGIFMAQFIYQMHGLFEMHFYAFIGSALLITYQKWKLQIPMMTVVLIHHSVFGLLQNSGYTEIYFTKLEYFDLLTFTIHILLAAVIFVICGLWAYTMQKSTEFQLAQAKKMSDLEKEAALSRERQINEQIQKEANIRLREVNSALEAARIEAEKANQAKSIFLATMSHEIRTPMNGVIGMAALLQETTLTDEQRVYTETIVNCGDTLINVINDILDFSKIESGNMEFENEDFNLRQCIEDVLDIFGTKATAAGLDLIYHIEDNVPLQIVGDSLRLRQVLINLVGNAMKFTEKGEVCLFVTMKPKSGSDTLLLNFAVRDTGIGIPEYKLEKLFKAFSQVDSTTTRKYGGTGLGLAISSRLVGMMGGEISVVSKPDFGSTFSFTLETRKGEKTLAPYIHYNMEGQEGRQILIVDDNTTNLTILKRQFEIWKLQPILAESGQQALELLKANSDIDLVITDMQMPEMDGIMLARAIKTLRPDLPVILLSSIGQELKDPHRQLFVSALNKPTRQHELSKQILNALQVKATVNVQPVVPHKLSSDFSQQFPYVLLVAEDNLVNQLVVKSMLGRLGYDPDLVADGQAALDAVGKKEYDLILMDMQMPLMDGLEATALIRQKNQNQPVIIALTANAMDGTEQECLAAGMNDYISKPIKIEELTQKLKKWWKAKE
- a CDS encoding EamA family transporter, encoding MSFYVLSLVLTAAVLHAGWNLLSKKTQGRTPFIWLVYTASSVVYLPILLFTVSKETTIWSLPILWFSLASSVLHLGYYIILQKGYRSADLSVVYPLARGSGPLFSSLAAILFLNELLKIPTTIGLCLIIAGVLLIAGLSFKRKVKKETIPGVTYGVLTGLFIALYTINDTIAVKFYGLPPLTLTFGTNLLSSVLLFPVLLLKKDEVKREIRLHKGIIIAIAVLSPAAYILILEALKYAPLTVVAPARESSIVLGVWMGSRVFNEEDGRRRLIASLLILCGIIALGLS
- a CDS encoding Gfo/Idh/MocA family protein, translating into MEGKNTNNEKSASSRRDFIKASAASAAGFMIVPRHVLGGKGFIAPSDTLTVAGVGVGGKGTSDLANFHKSGKANIAYLCDVDDRRAVTSVTNFPKAKYYKDWRKMFEKEAKNFDAVSVSTPDHTHAVVAMGAMQLGKHVYVQKPMTHDIYEARKLTEAAAKYKVVTQMGNQGSSGDGVRQLHEWYDADIIGDVHTVYIWTNRPIWPQGIPWPTDKPPVPKELDWDLWLGTAPYKDYVDKLIPGSWRGWWDYGTGALGDLGCHLMEAPFRVLGLKYAVDMQASVSSVFTDFGKRGIFPDSCPPSSHATLTFPKTPRTKGPVTMHWMDGGIKPERPEELGANELFGDGNSGILFVGTKGKMMASEYAANPRLLPLSRMQEVKVKQKFARVPGSAEGHYAQWVEGAIAGYGKMELSSPFDLAGPLTEAILMANLAIRGADMPKPRASGNGYDYPGSNMKMLWDYKNMKVTNFDDVNQFVKRNYREGWSLGV
- a CDS encoding aldo/keto reductase, producing METITKINLGKNGPLVSKLGLGCMRMSAVWGGPTNDENEGIATIQSALDKGINFLNTGDFYGSGHNELLVGKAIKGRREDAFISVKFGAIFYNNQWLGLDLRPVSIKNFINYSLVRLGIDTIDLYQPCRLDNSVPVEDVVGTVADLIKEGKVRYLGVSEITADQLRKANSVHPVTALEIGYSLADRQIENDLLPTARELGIGVVAFANTAEGLLTGEMTAPLSANSYLNHFSRFQGENLIRNLEKVEVLKQMAREKGYTPAQLAIAWVNTQGDDIMPLVSMSRRARLPENIEAMKIEFTDSEKDFLATQFAPGAILGGTYLQR
- a CDS encoding helix-turn-helix domain-containing protein, translating into MRNPLEIVPGVIFFSYHSTVRKDKVAFMEHNTLVLQVSGHFALDTADQRVTMGSGEMMLVQKNQLAELTKTPAEGGDYQTIVIRLQEDVLRKIALEEQISVEKKYLGPPNVLIPGNDFLRAFFQSVIPYVDHPEEKITETLGILKVREAVQLLLHTKPELREFLFDFSEPYKMDLEKFMLTNFHYNVPVEKFARLTGRSLAGFKRDFQKIFGMAPRHWLLDKRLSEARHLIESRNKKPSAIYLDLGFESLSHFSHSFKKKFGKTPTEWSV
- a CDS encoding phytanoyl-CoA dioxygenase family protein; the protein is MSNSLQIQTPWVESPFFESELKEANLDPETAEMVRHYSEKGYVIIDPQLDDELIDRALEQIKPEFAKQNTNRLQDAWKDHEAIRQIAIAPRVMEILQILYRRRPIPFQTLNFSTGSQQRTHSDSIHFNSVPERYLAGVWIALEDVHDGNGPLHYFPASHRLPFYDLSILGMKGSASSSIEDMLANYYTRYEDFIEELVKQKHLEKKVLNLKKGQALIWSANLLHGGERITVPGSTRYTQVNHFYFENCAYYRPMRTDMALERISIQQVTDIATGEEVRSNYLGTPINYVGYSYKMYLPENVMRKIIPSNLRQWVRKIINK
- a CDS encoding TlpA family protein disulfide reductase, translated to MMKKSFVLLWLFVLLSATVTLFWYNSWVYLLPTPVPENYKPVPVGSFISLPGLTAQTQEKPTFLHFYNPECPCSRFNVKHFQSLVRSYGQQVNFVVVVMSDKKYSVEAIQKRVGLALPVTFDTSVADKCGVYSTPQAVLLNSKSKIFYRGNYNKNRYCTDERTNYAQIALAGLMGNAPAIAFDESALKSYGCSLPYCKKL